Part of the Neisseria leonii genome is shown below.
GCCGCGGTCGGTTATGGTGTCGTCCTGACTGATTTCGCGCAGGGGGACGCGTATATCGGGGCGGCTGCCCGTCAGATAGATTTTGCGCGAATTGGGATAAGCAAAGCGGATACCCAAATCTTGGGACAGCGCGTCCAGTTGCGCCGCTTCGCGGCCGGTGGTTTTGGCAGCCATGAAAAATGCTCCTGTTTCTCGTTTATAGGGAAAACAGGAGCGGCCGGTATATTTTCAGACGGCCTGCCAAACCGGCACAGGCCGTCTGAAAACGGTATGACGCTGAACACTCCCCACGCAGGTATTGTCCTGATCGGGTGTTGAGGGTCTTTCTCAGCCGCGCCGGTCAAAGCGCAGCACCCCTGTTTCACTGCGCCGATTAAAGCATAAAAAGGCAGAAAGTGTAAACAGGCAGCAAAAGGCCGTCTGAACGGGCTTTTCCCGTTTCAGACGGCCTGATTGCGTACAGAGGCGGACAGATACTGCGCACCGAGCCGCATTATCCGATGCGGCGCGCCAATGCTTCGGCTTTGCCCACATACAGCGCGGGGGTCAGCGCGGCCAGCTGCTGTTTGGCTTCGTCGGGAATGGCCAAATCGTTGATAAAGAGTTTCAGCACTTCGGGCGAAATGCCGTCCTTGCCGCGTGTGAGGTCTTTCAGTTTTTCATACGGGTTTTCCACACCGTAGCGGCGCATCACGGTCTGAATCGGCTCGGCCAGAAGTTCCCAAGTGGCGTCCAAATCGGCGGCCAGCGCGGCGGGGTTGGCTTCCAGTTTGTCCAGGCCGCGCAGGTGCGCCGTCCAACCCAAGACGGTATAGCCCGCAGCCACGCCCATATTGCGCAGGACGGTGCTGTCGGTCAGATCGCGCTGCCAGCGCGAAACGGGCAGTTTCTCGGCCAAAAAGGCCAATACGGCGTTGGCCATGCCCAGATTGCCTTCGGAGTTTTCAAAATCGATGGGGTTGACTTTGTGCGGCATGGTGGAACTGCCCACTTCGCCAGCTTTGACTTTCTGCTTGAAATAGCCCAGCGAAATATAGCCCCAGACATCGCGGTTGAAATCGATCAGAATGGTGTTGATGCGCGAAAGCGTTTGGAACAGCTCGGCCATATAGTCGTGCGGCTCGATCTGAATTGTGTAGGGATTGAAGGTCAGCCCCAGCGAATGTTCGACAAATTTTTGGCAGTGCGCTTCCCAATCGACATCGGGATAGGCGGCCATGTGGGCGTTGTAGTTGCCCACCGCGCCGTTGATTTTGCCCAAGAACTGCTGTGCGGCCAGTTGGCCGGTCTGGCGTTGCAGACGGTACACCACGTTGGCGATTTCCTTGCCCAGAGTGGTCGGCGTGGCCGGTTGGCCGTGGGTGCGGCTCATCATCGGCACGGCGGCCAAATCATGCGCCATGCCGGTTAATTTGGCCGAGATTTCGGCCAGCTTGGGCAGCAGCACGGTTTCGCGCGCTTCTTTGAGCATCAGGGCGTGCGACAGATTGTTGATGTCTTCGGAGGTACAGGCAAAGTGGATAAATTCGCTGACCGCCAGCACTTCGGGCACACCGGCGAAACGTTCTTTGAGCCAGTATTCGACGGCTTTCACATCGTGGTTGGTCGTCGCTTCGATGGCTTTGACTGCGGCGGCATCGTCTAAGGAAAAACCGGCAATCACTTCATCGATTTCCGCCAGCGTAAAATCGCTGAACGGCGGCACTTCGGCAATTTTCGGCTCGGCAGCCAGTGCTTTGAGCCATTCGAGTTCCACTTTTACGCGCGCCTTCATCAGGCCGTATTCGGAAAAAATCGGGCGCAATGCTTCAACGGCCCGGCCGTAGCGGCCGTCCAGCGGCGAGAGTGCGGCAATCGGATTGATCATGTTTCGGCTTCCTGTGTCGACAGTCATAAACGGCGGCCATTATACACCAAGCTGCCGTGCAGATACGCAAAGAGGCCGTCTGAAAAACGGTTTGACACGCGCTTTTCAGACGGCCTTAAACAAGCATCATGCTTATTTGCTGGCAGCGGCTTCTTCCACTTTCTGAGCCGCCTCTTTGGCCGCGTTCACTGCATCGCCGGCTGCATCTTTTGCCGCGTCGGCTGCATCTTTCGCTGCATCGGCAGCACCTTTGGCGGCATCTTCGGCACCGCTGCTGACAGAATCCACAGCAGAAGCCGCCGCTTCTTTGGCACCTTCAACCGCACCGGCAACGGCGGAAGCCGCCGCACCTGCTGCATCGGCCGCATCGGAAGCCACAGCTTGGGCAGCTTCTTTGGTTTCTTGTTTCGCTTCTTGCGAGCAGGCAGCCAAAGCCAATGCCATTGCCGCAGCAATCCAGATATTTTTCATCGTTCTTCCTTTCGGTTACAAAAAAACGGCAGCATACTGCCGAATGTGCGATTATAACGCAAAATATCCGTCTTCCGATATGCTGCATACGGCAGCGGTCGTTTTTCAACCCGAAATGCTTGACACTGCCCGAAAGCGCGTTATAATACACGCTTTCGGGTCGTTAGCTCAGCCGGTAGAGCAGCGGACTTTTAATCCGTTGGTCGAAGGTTCGAATCCTTCACGACCCACCAGCATTTTGAAAACCCCAAGCCTAGGCTTGGGGTTTTTCTTTGGCCGTCCAAACAGCGGCGGAACGCAAAGCAGGATACTCCTGCATATAAATCAAACAGATGGCGATTGCACCCGGCTGAACAAGGCCGTCCGAAAACCGTCCCCCAATGTTCAGACGGCCTCAAAACCGGATACACCGCTGCTCAGGCCGCCAGCAGCCCCTGCCCGAAAAAGCCGCCTTTTTCCACCCCCGGCAGGATAAAGAAATAACCGCCGCCGAACGGGCTGATGTATTCTTCCAGCGGCTCGAAATCCAGCAGTTTCTGCACAAAAATAAAACCGTCGGCCAAATTGGCCTGATAACAGATAAACATCAGCCCGACATCGAGCTGGCCGCTTTTGGCCAAACCGCGCGAGTAGTTGAACGGTCGTCTGAACAGCAGGTGTTTGCGCATGAATTGCGGCGAACGCGGATTGGCCATACGGATATGGCTGTCATCCGGAATGGTGCCGCTTTCGGGGTGATCGGCATAATCGGGCGTATCATGCTCTTTTTTTCTGCCTAAAGGGGCACCGCTGTATTTATTGCGCCCGAAAATGGCTTCCTGTTCCTGTAGCGGCGTTCTGTCCCAAAACTCTACAAACTGACGGATCAGGCGCACGGCCTGATAGCTGCCGTTTTTGGTCCATGCCGGTTCGTCCAGACTGTTTTCCGCCACGCCCGTCCACAAAACACGTTTGGCCGTATCGGGATCGGCAACATCGGGATTGGCAGTGCCGTCGCGGAAGCCGAACAGGTTGCGTGCGGCCGCACCCGGCGCGCTTTTGGGCAGAAAGCCCTCCATGCTCCAACGGGGAACCAGCAGGCGGGCAGTGTGTTTGATAATGTCGCGCAGGGCGTTTTGGCAGGTTTCGGGCGAGAAGGCACAGATTTGCAGGCTGATGTCGCCGTCGCACCAGGCCGCTTGCAGACGGTCGTTGGAGAAATCTGTCATTTCCTGCAAATGTCTGGGCTTTTTGCCGGACAGGCCGAAACGGCCGTCAAACAGGCTCGCACCCACGCCCAGTGTGACCGTCAGCCCGTCGGGCGGAACGGTTTTGCCCAGTATGCCGCTGCCTGCGGGCGGCAGTTTGGCATCGCCGTCGATGAGTTCGCCGCCTTGGGTGAGAAATTCGATGCGTGCGGTGATGATGCGGAACAACCGTTCCAAATCTGCGACATCGGCAGCAACGGTATCGAATGCAGTCATGATGCCGAACGGCTGGTGCGGCGTGGTGATGCCGGCCTGATGCGTGCCGTAGCAGGGATAGGATTGTGCGGAATGTTGCGCCTGCACGCCCGCCTGCACAGCTGCGCCCTGCCGCCGCCCCAAAACCCAGCCGCCTGTTGCCGATGCAGCACCGGCCGCACCGGCGGCCAGCGCGGTTTTCAACAGGGTACGCCTGGCAGGTTGCTCGGGCGCGTTTGAATCGGTCATGTCGTTTCCTTTACATCTTTCTTGCATCCGCCCGATATGTCAGATGGCCTGCCGAAAACCAGGCCGTCTGAAAACGCAGTTTCTGCGCAGCTAAAACGCAGTTTCTGCGAAGCTAAAACGCAGTTTCTGCGAAGCTAAACGGGCGGAGTGGGCTTCTGTGGAGTCCAAAACAGGCGTTCCGCGCATTTCCGTATGATAAAAACCCACTTAAAAATATGGACTTGCACCAACCAAACAGAAAATCGGTTTCCGCAGACTGAAATGCGGCCGCCCGTGCCCGTCAATTCAAACCGAGTGTGCCGCGCAGTTGTGCCAATCCTTCGGCCAGCGCGTTAATCGGCGCCTGCATGGCTTTGCGGTCGGCTTCGGACAACTGGTTGTAGGGTGCGAATCCGCCATCGGTTCGGTATTTCGCCAAGGCTTCGTTTACCTGCTTGAAGTCGGCATCAATCTGTTCGGCCAATGGCGGATTTTTGGCAACAATCTGCGGGCGGAACAGTTCGAAGATTTTCTGCGCACCCTCGACATTGGCTTGGAAGTCGCTCAAATCCACCGAACTGTAACGGTTTTCTTCGCCGCTGATTTTGCTGGCCGCCACCTCTTCAATCAACTCGGCCGCACCGCCGACCACTTTTTCCGGCGGAAAATCCAGCACATCGATTTCGCTTTGCAGTTTGTTCACGTCGGCCACCAGCTTATCAGCCGTTTCCTGCACACCCGCAGTCGATTTTTCCACCCACAGCGCGTATTCGATGCGGTGGAAGCCGGTAAACTCCGGGTCTTTCGGCCCGGCTTTATAATCGTCCTCGCGCGCATCAATGGCCAGATCCAACTCATTGAACAGTTCGGCCACCGGCTCGATGCGCTCATAATGGCTGCGGGTATCGGCATACAGGGCTTTGGCTTTTTCCACGTCGCCCGCTTTCACGGCAGCGGCAAAATCGGCTGTTTTGGCTACCAAAGCCTTTGCTTCTGCCTGCACATAAACCTTATAGTCGGAAAGCGGCTGCGCCAAATCTGCCATAGTGGCATCGGAGGCCGTCTGAACCATGCCTCCGCCGGCCTCCGATGCGGCAGACGCAGCAGGGGCAGACGGACTTTGCTCGGCAGCGGGACGGCAGGCGGCCAAGCCCAAAGCCAGCAGCAGGGATAATGCGATACGGTTGGTCGGTTTCATGGTTTTACCTCATCAATCGGTTTTAACAAACGGCAGCGGACAGACAGCGGCTGATACCGGCAGTCTGCCTCCTGCCACAATTTAAAGATAATGATAACAGTTTTTATTTAATAAATGTTAATCCCGTTTGAACCAAAATTCAACCGGTGTGCCGGATTTCTTTGATGCAGCACAAACCGCCTCGCCGCCGCAACACAGGACACCGCGCCCGACAGGCCCGAAGCGCGGCGGCTTCCCGATATCGGGCCGTCTGAAACACACGGCGTTTGTTTTGGCTGCGCCCGCTTCTGCTACGCAGCAATGTTTCTGGCGGGTCAAGGCGTATCCCGCTTTATTGCCAAATATTTCCGCCAGCCCGACGACTACCTCGGCCTGCGCACGCTTGGTCTGTCGATGGGGCAATGGCTGAGCCTGCCGATGGTGGTACCGGGGCGGCAGGATTGGTCTGCTCGGATACAAACCGGCAGCCTGATTCCTTCCTTTGCTGCCAACCGGCCATGTCGGATTCGGACAACTCGGCAAACGGCATGGCCGGATAGCGGGTATCCGGCTTGCATTCCCGTTTCAGACGGCATCACGGCATGGTTGCCGCAGTATGGCGCATATTTTCTGCTCCGCAGAAACGGCACACCGCGCCGTTTTCAGACGGCCTGCGGTGCGGACCAAGGTCATGAAGCAGGCTGGCCGGTGCCGACGGGAAAATCGGGCAGGCTGTGCCACAAGGTTTCTTTGCGCGTTCTCGGCCAGGTTTTGATATGCGCCTCCATGCGCGCGGCGGCCGAACGGGAAAGGTTCGAAGCGGCCAGACGCATCGCCAGCGGCTTGTGCATACGGGTAAACCGCGCACCTTTGCCGGATAAGTGGGCGGCAAACCGCCGCGCGGGCGCATTGCTGATGCCGCAGTAAAGTGCGCTGTTGGTGCACAGCAGCAGATAAACGCTCCATGTGCCGGTTTCGGCCGCGCCGCCGTTTTGCCGTATTCCGTCCATCGGCGAATCTTAACACGGCAGCCGTTTGGTGCGTTTGGCCGCATGTTGCGTTTCCTGCCGTCCGGGTTTATCAGAAACTGCGTTTTCAGACGGCCTAAGTGTTACAATCAGGCTGTTTTGATTTTTGAACCCTGCCGCCCGTGTTTGCCGAATCTGCTCCCGCGTCTCTGCTTGAAGGCCTGAATCCCGAACAACTCGCTGCCGTGACGTGGCCGCCGCAGTCGGCGCTGGTGTTGGCCGGTGCGGGCAGCGGCAAAACCCGCGTGCTGACCACCCGCATCGCGTGGCTGCTGCAAAGCGGACAGGCTGGCGTGCACAGCATTCTGGCCGTAACTTTTACCAATAAAGCCGCCAAAGAAATGCAGACCCGCTTGGGCGTGATGATACCCGTGAACGTGCGCGCGATGTGGCTGGGCACGTTCCACGGCCTGTGCCACCGTTTTTTACGCCTGCACCACAAAGCGGCCGGGTTGCCGTCCTCCTTTCAGATTCTCGACAGCAGCGACCAGCTTTCCTTAATCAAACGCTTGCTCAAACAGCTCAATATCGCCGAAGAAGTGATTGCGCCGCGCGCCTTGCAGGGCTTTATCAATGCGCAGAAAGAAAACGGCCTGCGCGCCGGCCAGCTGACCGCGCCCGACCCGCATACCCGCCACCTGATTGAATGTTACGCCGCTTACGACCAAACCTGTATGCGCGAAGGCGTGGTCGATTTTGCCGAGCTGATGCTCCGAAGCTATGAAATGCTGCAAGCGGATGAAACGCTGCGCCGCCATTACCAA
Proteins encoded:
- the purB gene encoding adenylosuccinate lyase, whose product is MINPIAALSPLDGRYGRAVEALRPIFSEYGLMKARVKVELEWLKALAAEPKIAEVPPFSDFTLAEIDEVIAGFSLDDAAAVKAIEATTNHDVKAVEYWLKERFAGVPEVLAVSEFIHFACTSEDINNLSHALMLKEARETVLLPKLAEISAKLTGMAHDLAAVPMMSRTHGQPATPTTLGKEIANVVYRLQRQTGQLAAQQFLGKINGAVGNYNAHMAAYPDVDWEAHCQKFVEHSLGLTFNPYTIQIEPHDYMAELFQTLSRINTILIDFNRDVWGYISLGYFKQKVKAGEVGSSTMPHKVNPIDFENSEGNLGMANAVLAFLAEKLPVSRWQRDLTDSTVLRNMGVAAGYTVLGWTAHLRGLDKLEANPAALAADLDATWELLAEPIQTVMRRYGVENPYEKLKDLTRGKDGISPEVLKLFINDLAIPDEAKQQLAALTPALYVGKAEALARRIG
- the efeB gene encoding iron uptake transporter deferrochelatase/peroxidase subunit, giving the protein MTDSNAPEQPARRTLLKTALAAGAAGAASATGGWVLGRRQGAAVQAGVQAQHSAQSYPCYGTHQAGITTPHQPFGIMTAFDTVAADVADLERLFRIITARIEFLTQGGELIDGDAKLPPAGSGILGKTVPPDGLTVTLGVGASLFDGRFGLSGKKPRHLQEMTDFSNDRLQAAWCDGDISLQICAFSPETCQNALRDIIKHTARLLVPRWSMEGFLPKSAPGAAARNLFGFRDGTANPDVADPDTAKRVLWTGVAENSLDEPAWTKNGSYQAVRLIRQFVEFWDRTPLQEQEAIFGRNKYSGAPLGRKKEHDTPDYADHPESGTIPDDSHIRMANPRSPQFMRKHLLFRRPFNYSRGLAKSGQLDVGLMFICYQANLADGFIFVQKLLDFEPLEEYISPFGGGYFFILPGVEKGGFFGQGLLAA
- a CDS encoding GIY-YIG nuclease family protein; its protein translation is MDGIRQNGGAAETGTWSVYLLLCTNSALYCGISNAPARRFAAHLSGKGARFTRMHKPLAMRLAASNLSRSAAARMEAHIKTWPRTRKETLWHSLPDFPVGTGQPAS